GGTGCGGATTGCAATTCCGATGATCATTTACTTCGTTGTGATGTTTTTGGTCAGCTTCTATATGGCATGGCGTATCAAGACAAACTATTCTCAAGCCGCAAGTGTGGCGTTTACAGCAGCCGGAAATAATTTTGAATTAGCGATCGCAGTTGCAATTGCAGTGTTTGGGATTAATTCAGGTGCAGCGTTTGCAGCAGTTGTTGGCCCGTTAGTAGAAGTACCTGTATTAATCGGTTTGGTGAATGTGGCGTTTTGGTTTGAGAAACGCTATTTTCCAGCATCGAAATCAGAAGCATTTTAATAGTAAAAATAAGGATTGAGACTGATGAAGCGTGTCATGTTTGTCTGCAAAAAGAACTCTGCTCGTTCTCAAATGGCAGAAGGATTTGCCAAGCATCTAGGCGTTGGAACGATTGAAGTGACGAGTTCAGGATTAGAAGCCAGTGTTGTTAGACCAGAAGCGATCGCTACAATGAAAGACATTGGCGTTGATATTAGCCGCCAAACCTCGAAAGCTTTGAGTGAGTTTAAGCCAGAAGATTTTGATGTTGTAATTTCTCTGTGTGGGTGTGGCGTGAATTTGCCCCCAGAGTGGGTTGAGCGATCAGTTTTTGAAGACTGGCAATTAGATGATCCGGCAGAACAACCGGAAATTTTCCCCAGAGTACGGGATGAGATTAGAACACGAGTAACTCAACTAATTGAGTCTTTACTGTAGAATTTTCACTTATTTAAATGATATGACTAACTTTGAGCATCCACCCAGAATCTTGTTTTTATACGGTTCTTTGCGAGAGCGTTCCTACAGTCGTTTATTAGCAGAGGAAGCAGCCCGTATTATTCAAGGGTTTGGGGCAGAGGTAAAATTTTTTGATCCACGTGAACTTCCTATCTATGGGAGTGTTCCTGATACTCACCCAAAAGTGCAGGAGTTACGGGAGTTGAGCCAGTGGTCTGAGGGGCAAGTTTGGTCTAGCCCAGAGATGCACGGTCAAATTACAGGCATTATGAAAAATCAGATCGATTGGATTCCGTTAAGTATTGGGGCAGTTAGACCAACTCAAGGCAGAACTTTGGCTGTCATGCAAGTAAGTGGCGGTTCTCAATCTTTTAATGCAGTCAATACATTGCGACTTTTAGGGCGTTGGATGAGGATGTTTACAATTCCCAATCAGTCTTCTGTTGCTAAAGCTTATCAGGAGTTTAATGAAGATGGCACGATGAAGGATTCACCTTATCGAGACCGCGTGATTGATGTGATGGAGGAACTTTACAAGTTTACGCTGCTTCTGCGTGACAAAGTTGATTACTTAACAGACCGCTACAGTGAACGTAAGGAAAAAGCCGCCAAGGAGACTATAAAAGTAGCAGGTAGTGCGCTTGAACTTAACGCGGCTAGAAGCAAATAAGCTTAAGGGCAAAAACCGGAATTAGGGAACTTGTGGTTTGACCACAAGTTTTTTGAGTCGAGACTTGGAAATTTAGTGTGTTATGTAGGAAACTTTTCCTAGTTGATAGCGATCGCTACAGGTATGACCCTTATGGCACACTTAAGTATATGGGTAAGAAGTTCTCTCAAGATCTTAAAATTTTGCTAGAAAGTTTAGCCGATCATCCCCTGACATTAGGGGATATCTTAGCAGGAACTTCGGAGCGGGGTTTTAGCTTGGTTATTGGTTTGCTGGTTTTACCTTTTTTACTGCCGATGCCACCTGGAGCAACTGGTATCTTTGGGGCGGGTAGCTTTTTACTAGCTATGCAAATGGCGATGGGCAGAAAAACTCCTTGGCTACCTAAAAGATTCGCTCGGTTTAAATTTCCCCGTTGGTTTGCTTTGCAAATGTTGAAGAATGTGCAACGAGGTACTGGGCTACTAGAAAAATTTTCACGGCGGAGGTTATTGCATATTGCCGATAATCATCAAGTTTGGCGGTTGAATGGTTTCTGTATTGCGTGGCTCACATTTTTGTTGATTTTACCTATTCCTTTGACTAATCCTATTCCTACTATCGGGATTTTATTATTTGTAATTGCAACTTTAGAATCTGATGGATTATTAATGTGTATTAGTTATGGAGTAACTATTGTTATTACTTTGTTATTTGCCATAGCTGGTTATTTGTTTTGGCAAGCTCCTGGTTTTTTATTAAATTTATTTAGATAGTCAGGCAATTGGATTTATCTATTTAGTTTAGCAAACAGGAAGCGATCGCCTATCTTCGATATAAAAGCGGAACAATAGTGCAAGGTAAAACTATAAGGCACAAATAATATCCTTTTGTACAGGTTCTCGCAAATGCTCTCTCAAAGCATCCTGAGTTCCTAAATCTACAGAACATCCCAGAATATCTTCTAAATAATATTGCACTTGCAAAAGTTGAAACAATCCGCCTGGTCGATCAAACTCTACTATAAAATCTACATCACTATCTAGATGAGCTTCATCCCGCGCCACTGAACCAAATAAATTAAGAGATTTTACTCCCATTTCCTGCAATTGCTTTCGGTGTGTTGCTAGAATTTCCAGTACCTCATCCCGTTTCATGGCTGGCTTTCGTGCAAACAATTCAATATTAAGCTAGCACTTTTTAGATCCTATTGAAGGAGTGCGATCGCATGATTCAAGTTGGAGAAAGAAACAACAGAAGCA
This portion of the Oculatellaceae cyanobacterium genome encodes:
- the arsC gene encoding arsenate reductase, glutathione/glutaredoxin type translates to MKRVMFVCKKNSARSQMAEGFAKHLGVGTIEVTSSGLEASVVRPEAIATMKDIGVDISRQTSKALSEFKPEDFDVVISLCGCGVNLPPEWVERSVFEDWQLDDPAEQPEIFPRVRDEIRTRVTQLIESLL
- the arsH gene encoding arsenical resistance protein ArsH, which codes for MTNFEHPPRILFLYGSLRERSYSRLLAEEAARIIQGFGAEVKFFDPRELPIYGSVPDTHPKVQELRELSQWSEGQVWSSPEMHGQITGIMKNQIDWIPLSIGAVRPTQGRTLAVMQVSGGSQSFNAVNTLRLLGRWMRMFTIPNQSSVAKAYQEFNEDGTMKDSPYRDRVIDVMEELYKFTLLLRDKVDYLTDRYSERKEKAAKETIKVAGSALELNAARSK
- a CDS encoding exopolysaccharide biosynthesis protein, which produces MLCRKLFLVDSDRYRYDPYGTLKYMGKKFSQDLKILLESLADHPLTLGDILAGTSERGFSLVIGLLVLPFLLPMPPGATGIFGAGSFLLAMQMAMGRKTPWLPKRFARFKFPRWFALQMLKNVQRGTGLLEKFSRRRLLHIADNHQVWRLNGFCIAWLTFLLILPIPLTNPIPTIGILLFVIATLESDGLLMCISYGVTIVITLLFAIAGYLFWQAPGFLLNLFR
- a CDS encoding nucleotidyltransferase family protein, yielding MKRDEVLEILATHRKQLQEMGVKSLNLFGSVARDEAHLDSDVDFIVEFDRPGGLFQLLQVQYYLEDILGCSVDLGTQDALREHLREPVQKDIICAL